One window of Acropora palmata chromosome 1, jaAcrPala1.3, whole genome shotgun sequence genomic DNA carries:
- the LOC141889585 gene encoding uncharacterized protein LOC141889585, with product MSEKRLRSGKRLVPSQIFEQDNKQKSDTKKLPNVEESMMSDAVLEELKLMRSDLTSQIKKLSDDAKLFQRNTNERLQKVESVISKLEEIDGLKFKQQELEAGFDSLKTSLNSMITNTEEIDNLRRNNDDLRKKVEHLERYSRDFNIRISGVREEDGEETRLHVLASNIQRLKLRTRTVQGKSSVRSLDISLPSLIAGHLKGNYFKVQKVQIRRQSSMR from the coding sequence ATGTCAGAGAAACGCCTTCGGTCAGGGAAAAGATTGGTGCCTTCACAGATCTTTGAACAAGACAATAAGCAGAAAAGCGACACGAAGAAGTTACCGAACGTCGAGGAATCGATGATGTCGGACGCGGTGTTGGAAGAACTAAAACTAATGAGAAGTGACCTTACAAGCCAAATTAAGAAATTGAGTGACGACGCTAAGCTTTTTCAACGCAATACGAACGAAAGACTACAAAAAGTTGAGAGCGTTATATCTAAACTAGAAGAAATAGACGGactgaaattcaaacaacagGAGCTCGAAGCGGGTTTTGACAGCTTGAAGACTTCTCTCAACTCAATGATTACCAACACAGAAGAGATAGATAACCTTCGACGAAATAATGACGACCTTCGGAAAAAGGTAGAACATTTAGAGAGATACTCTAGAGATTTTAATATACGTATTTCAGGTGTACGTGAAGAGGATGGCGAAGAGACTAGACTACACGTCTTGGCTTCGAACATTCAGAGGCTGAAGTTGAGAACGCGCACCGTACAGGGAAAAAGCAGTGTGAGAAGCCTAGACATATCATTGCCAAGCTTGATAGCAGGGCATTTAAAAGGAAACTACTTCAAGGTGCAAAAAGTGCAGATAAGAAGACAGAGCTCAATGAGGTGA